The following is a genomic window from Mycteria americana isolate JAX WOST 10 ecotype Jacksonville Zoo and Gardens unplaced genomic scaffold, USCA_MyAme_1.0 Scaffold_232, whole genome shotgun sequence.
ggggagaaaaggggggaaatggggagaaatggggggaaatggggaggaaatggggagaaatggggaaatggggagaaatggggggaaatggggaggaaatggggaggaaatggggaggaaatggggagaaaaggggggaaatggggagaaatggggggaaatggggaggaaatggggagaaaaggggggagatggggagaaatggggggaaatggggaggaaatggggagaaatggggaaatggggggaaatggggaggaaatggggagaaatggggaggaaatagggagaaatggggggaaatggggaggaaatggggggaaatggggaggaaatggggagaaaaggggggaaatggggaggaaatggggagaaaaggggggaaatggggagaaatggggggaaatggggaggaaatggggagaaaagggggaaatggggaggaaatggggagaaaagggggaaatggggagagatgggggaaatggggaggaaatggggagaaaaggggggaaatggGAGGAAagtggggaaaggggaaggaaatggggagaaatggggaaatggggaggaaatggggagaaaaggggaggaaatggggaggaaatggggagaaatggggaggaaatagggagaaaagggggggaaatggggaggaaatggggagaaatggggaaatggggaggaaagtggggaaaggggaaggaaatgggggaaggggggggataaggggggatgagggggggaggggggggtaagGGGGATAAGGGGGGATGAGGGGGGGATaagggggggacaagggggggtaCCTGGGTGGGGCAGTGCCCGTCGGCGTCCAGGAAGGCGAAGAGCCCCCCGtgccgggggtcccagccccaccgcAGCGGCCCCTCCACCAGGCCGGCCACGGCGcgcgcccccagccccgcgtccccccgccgccccgcgaaGGCCAGCAGCACCCACCCCGCCTCCACGGCGTGacctgcgggggggggaggggcggggggggggggggggtgaggaccccctcccccccagcggggcccccccggggtgtggggacccccccccccgcccccgctcacCGGGGTTCATCAGCCGGCCCGCgctccccggcagctccccccCCTCGGGGGAGACGTTCTCCAGCACCACCGAGTCCCCGcgctggggggcacggggcgggggggcacggaTGTGGGGGGGACGCCCACGGATTGGGGGGTGCCCCCGGGGCAGCTCTTGGGGGGGACAACAGAGCTCCCGGGGGCACGgtcgggggtccgggggggggggggggaagggggtcccctgggggggatggggggtggggtggggggtccttggggggtttaggggtgcagggaggggactgggggggatttgggggcgctggggtcccggggggggggatAATAGGATGTGGGGGTGCacgggggcgtgggggggggatttgggggtgtcaggacagctggagggaggatttggggggcagGGATGGGCTATGGGGGATGTGGGGCGCAGGGATGGGCtatgggggatgtggggtgcagggatgggctATGGGGTGGGGGGCGCAGGGATGGGCTATGGGGTCTGGGGGCGCAGGGGTGGGCTATGGGGGTCTGGGGGCCCAGGGATGGGCTATGGGGTCTGGGGGGCAGGGATGGGCTATGGGGTGGGGGGCGCAGGGATGGGCTATGGGGGATGTGGGGGCAGGGATGGGCTATGGGGTCTGGGGGCCCAGGGATGGGCTATGGGGGGTGTGGGGCGCAGGGATGGGCtatgggggatttggggggcagggaTGGGTTATGGGGTCTGGGGCCCAGGGATGGGCTATGGGGGGTGTGGGGCGCAGGGATGGGTTATGGGGTCTGGGGCCCAGGGATGGGCTATGGGGGGTGTGGGGCGCAGGGATGGGTTATGGGGTCTGGGGCCCAGGGATGGGCTAtgggggtgtggggtgcagggatgggctATGGGGTCTGGGGGGCAGGGATGGGctatgggggatgtggggggcaggGATGGGCTATGGGGTCTGGGGGCGCAGGGGTGGGCtatggggggtgtggggggcagggatgggctatggggggatgtggggcgcagggatgggctgtggggtggggggcgcggggggtcgCCCCCCAGGCGGCCGCGGGGTACCTGGAGGTGCAGGAGCAGGCGCTGGGCCCCCCACTGGGCCAGCGCCTCCATCTCGGCgtccccccccgcgccctccagcagctgctgggccaGGGCCAGCGCCAGCATGGGGACGGCCAGCGCCTGCTGGGGGGGGCAGCCCGGCAGCCGGGGGCGCCCCCACTCCTGGGGGTCCCCCCGCGCCCACCCCGCCACCGCCAGCGCCCACTCCCGCGCCGCCGCCTGCGGGGGACGACGGCGGGGGgtggcgcggggccgggggtcgcCCCGCGCGAGCTACggggggggtggggcggggggggggctcgccGTGGGGCTGAGGAGGCCCCTCCGCGGGGAGGGGGTTCTctctgcggggcggggggggtctccGCTGTGGGGCGGGGGtccctgccgtggggctgggggtcccccgCCGTGGGGCAAGGCTTCCCTCCGTGGGGCAGAGGGTCTCCACTGTGGGGCAGGACTCccctctgtggggcagggatcCCCTCCGTGGGGCAGAGGGTCCCCACTGTAGGGCAGGACTCccctctgtggggcagggatcCCCTCCATGGGGCAGGGGTTCCCCTCCGTGGGGCAGGACTCCCCTCTGTGGGGCAGGACTcccctctgcagggcagggatCCCCTCCGTGGGGCAGAGCGTCTCCGCTGTGGGGCAGGACTCCCCTCTGCGGGGCAGGGATCCCCTCCATGGGGCAGGACTCCCCTCTGCGGGGCAGGGATCCCCTCCATGGGGCAGGACTCCCCCTCCACGGGGCGAGGGACCCCTCCGCGGGTGGGGGGCCCGGCTCACCCGGTAGCGGGGCTCCCCGGCGGCGCGCCCCAGCTCGTCCAGCCCCATGGCGCAAAAGACTTCGCTGTAGACGGTGCGTTGGACCCGCGCCGGGCGCCCGTCCCGCGTCAGGGCGAAGGCGacgcggggggagccggggctcaGGCGGGCGCAGCGCAGCAGGAACTCCCCCCCTGCGGGGAGACGGGGGTCGGCGACGCTCGGGGGCCGCCCCACGGCGCCCCACGGCGCCCCACGGCACTCACCGGCACGAGCCGCCTCCAGGAGCTCGGGGCGTCGGAAGCGGGGCACGGTGCGGTAGAGGCGGGAGTAGACCCACACCTGCAGGGAGGGAACGAGGGGATGCGCCCCACGCGTGCCGCCCCACGCCTCCCGCCCCACGCGTGCCGCCCCACGGGTCTCACCTGCCGGCCCTGCATCCAGACGTACTTGGTCTCGTCGTAGACGGTCCCGTCGCGGCTCAGGCAGGAGAAGAAGCCGCTGCCGGGGGACACGCGGGGGTCACCGGGTGCGGTCGGGTggggggcccggccgccggggccggttcccccgtggggtgggggggcggggggggagtcgGGGGTCCCGGCCGGCGGGGTTCACCCGTGCTGGGGGTCGTGGGAGTGGCGCTCCCAGAAGGCGATGGTCGCGTCCAGCTCCGCCGCCACCCGGTCCCGCCACTCGCTCAGCAACTCCATCGGGGCTGGACGGGGGGCACGCGCTGCGGGGCGCCCCACGGAGccctcagccccacagccaggTGACCCAcggccccctcagccccacagccccagcccccacGCGGCCTTCAGCctcgtgcacccccagccccacagcgagGCGTCCCAcagccccctcagccccacagcctTGGCCCCACGCCGTCCTCAGCCCCACAGACCAAGCCATGGaaccccctcagccccacagcaaggtgctcctcagccccacagagccaccACGggggtcccctcagccccacagagccgccatgggggtcccctcagccccacagacCGAGCCATGgagccccctcagccccacagaaCCGCCATAggggtcccctcagccccccagaGCCGCCATGggggtcccctcagccccctcagccccacagagctgccatgggggtcccctcagccccacagaaCCGCCGTGggggtcccctcagccccacagagccgccatgggggtcccctcagccccacagacCGAGCCATAgagccccctcagccccacagagccgccatgggggtcccctcagccccacagacCGAGCCATAgagccccctcagccccacagagctgccatgggggtcccctcagccccctcagccccacagcgaggtgccccacagccccacagagccgccatgggggtcccctcagccccacagagccgccatgggggtcccctcagccccctcagccccacagagcccccccgGGCCGGACCCACCGCGACGCCGCGACCGCTGCCCTGTCACGAGACCccgcgcggccgccccgccctgCCGGCCCCACCCACTTCCTCGCCCCGCCCCATtcgccccgcccccacccccgaGATCCCCTCCAGGGTCCTTCTGCCCCCCAActagagcccccccccccccccccccccccccgccagccctaCAAGTGGGGTCCCCAtcacctccctcttccctccagccccagAAGTGGGGGGCCCAGAGGACCAGGagccccctaacccccccccaTGGATCACCCCatggctccccccgccccataaGTGGGGCCCAGAGAACCAGgaccgcccccagccccccacatgGGTCACCCcctggctccccccgccccctaaCTGGGGGGCCCAGAGTGCCAGGAGCGCCCCcagcgctcccccccccccaacctcccccgccccccgagcGCTCCCCCCAGAGAAACTCCCCCTCTTACtccaaaaaaatgtcttttaattgttCAAAATAGCACAAAAACGACAGATACAGACAGCACGGGGGGGGCGGCCCCCCAATACACTATAATACAcgggggacccccgggggctggggggcgcgCGGCCGCCCAGGGGCTGCCCCCCGGGGGGCTGTACAGGGGGGCGGGCCCCACGCCGGGGGGGCAGCGTGTACAAAACTTCATTCCAGCAACTGCAACAGgtaaaaaaagtgtgtgtggccccccgccccccccgctgCCAGGGACCCGGGCCTCCGGGCCCCACGGCGGCCTCCGGGCCCCACGGCGGCGtccgggcccccccgcccccccggcgtggggctgggggtgcgtgGGGTCCTTCACTGCCCGTCGGCCTTGGGCTTCTTTGGAGCGGATTtcctgggagggggggggaagagatgtGGGGCCGCCCCAGAGCCGTGCCCCAGAGCcgtgcccagccccacggcgcctccctgacccccacctccagcctcatAGCAATGAAGgcagcccccccaggccccctccACCcgcccctgaccccccccagccccacagacccccccaaGCAACAGAGGgagccccccagccgccccccagcccccccccgacccccaagccccccagccccactcacatGTCGGGGGACGAGAGCGGCCGCTTGCTGGCGGGTTTGGCCACGGATCCGTCCTTGCTGGActctgggggggcagagggggaggtgaggggcccggacgcctgggtccgcCCGCCCCACACCCTCAGGGGGCCCCGACATCTGGGGcggccccccaagcccccccccagccccgtgcaggAGAGCCGCAGCCCGCGGTGGGGCTCCCCATCGTCCCGGAGTGCTGCTGGGGcgaccccagcacccagccccacggctgaCCCCCACGTccagccccatggggacccccacGGCACCTTGCGGCCACCAAACCCCCAGGGCGCGGCCGTAGCCCCTCTCCTCGCAGGCGGCGAGGGTCCCGCGCTCCCCCGGAGCCCCCCGTACCCAGCCCCACGGAGAACCCTGCcacgtggggcagccccacagagGACCCCCACACGTGGGGCAGCCCCCCTCTCACCTTGCGGCCACCAGACCCCCAGGGCGCGGCCGTAGCCCCGCTCCTCCTCGCAGGCAGCGAGGGTCCCGCGCTTCCCCGGAGCCCCCCGTACCCAGCCCCACGGAGAACCCTGCcacgtggggcagccccacagagGACCCCCACACGTGGGGCAGCCCCCCTCTCACCTTGCGGCCACCAGACCCCCAGGGCGCGGCCGTAGCCCCGCTCCTCCTCGCAGGCGGTGAGGGTCCCGCGCTCCCCCGGAGCCCCCCGTGCCCAGCCCCACGGAGAACCCTGCCACCCTGCcacgtggggcagccccacggccgccccccgcctcacCTTGCAGCCACCGGACCTGCGTGGCGGGGCCGTAGCCCTTCTCGTTGCGGGCGGCGATGCGGAAGATGATGGCGGGCTTGGTGGTGTAGTCGATGTGGGCGGTGGAGAGGCTGCCGGACTGCAccaggcaggaggggctgggccCGCAGTAGACCCGCATGAAGGCCAGCTGGGCCGGCGACCCCTTGGGctcggcggcccccggccccccggccgccccctggATGGCCAGGTACACCGAGTACTCCACGATGCGCCCCGAGGTGACCGAGGGCGGCTCCCACGTCAGGTGGGCCCCGTCCGGGCTCTGCGGGGAGGAACGGGGCTCAGGCGAGGCCGTGGGGCTCAGGCAACGCCGTGGGGCGGGGAAGGGCGCTGTGGGGCTCAGGGAACGCCGATGGGGCTCAGGGAAGGCCGTGGGGCGGGGAAGGGCGCCGTGAGGCGGGGAAGGGCGCCGTGGGGCTCAGGGAACGCCGTGGGGCTCAGGGAAGGGCACCGTAGGGCTCAGGGAAGGCCGTGGGGCGGGGAAGGGCGCCGTGGGGCTCAGGGAAGGCCATGGGGCGGGGAAGGGCGCCGTGGGGCTCAGGGAAGGCCATGGGGCGGGGAAGGGCGCCGTGGGGCTCAGGGAAGGCCGTGGGGCGGGGAAGGGCGCCGTGGGGCTCAGGGAACGCcgtggggcggggaagggggccgtggggcacgcgggcggggagggacagggagggggctgggggggggagggcaacACGCGCgtctggggacggggacacggctgGGGACAGGGAGTCCGGGGGGGACAAGGGTTCGTCGGGGGGGCGGGGTTGGGGACGGGGATGTGGCAGTtgggggacaaggatggggacacgtttggggacagggacgcagctggggggggggacacaaagATGAGGAGGTGGGGGAGGGACAGGGATGTGGCCACGGGGGACACATTTGGGGACAGGGAgtccgggggggggacacagggacgtgctggggacagggacacagcagctggggggggacagagctggggacagggatgcatCAGTTTGGGGACAAAGATGAGGACGTGGCGGGGAACGGGGACGCGTCGGCtgggggacaaggatggggacacgTTTGGGGACAGGGACGCATCGTTCTGGGGACAAAGCTGCGGGCGGGGATACGTTGGCTGGGGACACAGTTGGGGACAGGGCCACGTGAGCGGGGAcacaaggatggggacagagctgggaaggaGGCCACGTCGTTCGGGGGACGGAGTTGGGGACGTGGCGGGGAACGGGGACGTGTCACTTGGGGCACGGGGACACACTTTGGGGACGGGGATGTGCCAGCTGAggtgacagggatggggacacagggatggggatgtggCGAGGGACAGGGACGCATCACAcgggggacagtgggggacagGGACGCGTCAgctgaggggacagggatggggacacggggatggggacatggttggggacagggaggcgtcacatggggacacagggacagggatgcggtgggggacagggacagggatggggacacagggatggggacaaggaggtGTCAgctgaggggacagggatggggacacagggacagggacgcggtgggggacagggatgtgtcagatgggggacagggatggggacacagggatgcagtgggggacagggaggcgtcacatggggacacagggatggggacgcggtgggggacagggaggtgtcacacgggggacagggatggggacagggacgtgtCAGAtaagggacagggatggggacacagggatgggacaCAGGGACGCGGTCACAGGGACgcggtgggggacagggaggtgtcacacggggacacagggacggggacacagggacggggacagggatgtgtcagatgggggacagggatggggacacagggatggggacacagggacgcaTCAgctgaggggacagggatggggacatggggatgcagTGGAGGACAGGGAGGCGTCACacgggggacggggatggggacacggggatggggacacggggatggggacacggggatggggacagggacagggaggcgtcacacggggacacagggacggggacacagggacggggacgtggcGAGGGACAGGGACGCATCAcatgggggacagtgggggacagGGAGGCGTCAgctgaggggacagggatggggacacggggacggggacgtggcgAGGGACAGGGATGTGTCACacgggggacggggatggggacacggggatggggacacggggatgcagtgggggacagggaggcgtcacacggggacacagggacggggacacagggacggggacacagggacggggacagggaggtgtcacatgggggacagggatggggacaaggatggggacacggggatggggacacggggatggggacacggggatggggacacggggatgcggTGGGGGACAGGGCGGTGtcacacggggacacagggacggggacacagggacggggacgtggcGAGGGACAGGGACGCATCAcatgggggacagtgggggacagGGAGGCGTCAgctgaggggacagggatggggacacggggacggggacgtggcgAGGGACAGGGATGTGTCACacgggggacggggatggggacacggggatggggacacggggatgcagtgggggacagggaggcgtcacacggggacacagggacggggacacagggacggggacacagggacggggacagggaggtgtcacatgggggacagggatggggacagggatgggggacaaggatggggacacagggatggggacacagggatggggacacggggatgcggTGGGGGACAGGGCGGTGtcacacggggacacagggacggggacacagggacggggacagggaggtgtcacatgggggacagggatggggacagggatgggggacaaggatggggacacggggatggggacacggggatggggacacggggatgcggTGGGGGACAGGGCGGTGtcacacggggacacagggacggggacaaatccggggcggggggcaggggcgCACGGGCCGCGCCACAGGGCACGCGAGGGGAGCGGGGCACagaggcgggggccggggaggggcggccgcggcgccgtGGGTCGGGCCGTGGGGCGGGCCGTGGGTCGCGCCGTGGGGCGGGCCGTGGGTCGCGCCGTGGGTCGCGCCGTGGGGCGGGCCGTACCTTGCTGATCTTGATGGCGCAGGGGGCGCCGGGGAAGCCGGGCAGGCAGGTCTTGAAGGCGGAGAGGTCGGAGAAGGGCCCGCGGCCGCAGGCGTTCAGCCCGGCCACCCGGAACTTGTAGGCCGTGCCCGGCTGCAGCTCCTGCCGCCGCAGCTGGGAGTGGTCCGGGACCCCCGACCCCTCCTCCTGCGGCGGGGACGGCGCGGTGGGGACGCGGCGGGGACGGCCACCCCCTGccgcccgccggccggggaggggggggggggacggggacgggacacgggACGACGTGGGGACGGCGGGGGGATGCGGGATGCCCGTGGGGACGCTGGGGGGGACGTGGGACGGCCGTGGGGACGTCAGGAAGGGCGTAAGGGACGCTGGAGGGACATGGGACACCCGTGGGGACGTCAGG
Proteins encoded in this region:
- the RENBP gene encoding N-acylglucosamine 2-epimerase, whose amino-acid sequence is MELLSEWRDRVAAELDATIAFWERHSHDPQHGGFFSCLSRDGTVYDETKYVWMQGRQVWVYSRLYRTVPRFRRPELLEAARAGGEFLLRCARLSPGSPRVAFALTRDGRPARVQRTVYSEVFCAMGLDELGRAAGEPRYRAAAREWALAVAGWARGDPQEWGRPRLPGCPPQQALAVPMLALALAQQLLEGAGGDAEMEALAQWGAQRLLLHLQRGDSVVLENVSPEGGELPGSAGRLMNPGHAVEAGWVLLAFAGRRGDAGLGARAVAGLVEGPLRWGWDPRHGGLFAFLDADGHCPTQ